The Mastacembelus armatus chromosome 9, fMasArm1.2, whole genome shotgun sequence genome contains a region encoding:
- the LOC113138908 gene encoding probable gluconokinase, with amino-acid sequence MIYILMGVSGCGKSTFGAFLSEKLGWPLYEGDNFHSQENIEKMAQGIPLTDEDRLPWLLKLHDVIQSERSSKSNALVACSALKHLYRQILLYGSKAPTSSSGSDQEILPATCPDVFFLFLHGDYDLIYQRMVARKGHYIKADLLCSQFDALEPPLDEDNVLVLDIRKSFSDMATEIEKHILSLKSSVML; translated from the exons ATGATCTACATCCTAATGGGAGTCTCTGGCTGTGGAAA AAGCACCTTTGGGGCTTTTCTCTCAGAAAAG CTGGGCTGGCCCCTGTATGAAGGGGATAACTTTCACTCACAGGAGAACATTGAGAAGATGGCTCAGGGCATCCCTCTCACAGATGAG GACAGATTACCTTGGCTTCTCAAACTACATGACGTCATTCAGAG TGAAAGGTCTTCAAAGTCCAATGCTCTTGTGGCCTGCTCTGCCCTGAAACATCTGTACAGACAGATCCTGCTTTATGGCTCCAAAGCCCCCACTTCTTCCTCTGGTTCAGATCAAGAAATTCTGCCTGCCACCTGTCCTgatgtcttttttctcttcttacaTGGTGACTACGACCTCATTTACCAGAGGATGGTGGCCCGGAAGGGACATTACATAAAAGCAGATCTGCTGTGTTCCCAGTTTGATGCTTTAGAGCCTCCGTTGGATGAGGACAATGTATTGGTACTGGACATCAGAAAGAGCTTCTCTGATATGGCCACAGAAAttgaaaagcacattttaagCCTTAAGTCATCAGTGATGTTGTAA
- the LOC113138907 gene encoding ubiquilin-1-like isoform X4 → MIRRFYTELQFPTQIQSYLPRPHHSPAAPNSDSSEMVQSELTAVLTANTNNLTPSPTSPLCLVEGLGSLGLTDSGPGFFPDLQCQMERQLLSDSEMMRCVLGSPFVQSTLSTSSPQVIRHLILSNPQIQQLLETKPEVGDMLNNSDVITQVLELLRSPDMIKEMIHNEDAALDNLQSEHNNPETITAESDDHQKTQAKIPEDTINISQAGGRGQQTPAGERDQTPPFSSMQSLLEDIMASPGLMENLLSGPYINTLLNCLGQNPELAAQMLLSHPLFSGNPQLQQQMRQQLPLLLQQMQSPEMVSALLNPRAMEAVLQIQQGLQVLVAEAPALIPVAELVNTGTSVNAVPDCVLSSQSGNSSQVATVTEQQQQFVQQMLQALANTNNGKTDGFPGVPTGAGASELNGLQR, encoded by the exons TTTTTACACAGAACTGCAGTTCCCGACTCAGATTCAGTCCTACCTTCCCAGGCCTCATCATTCACCTGCTGCCCCCAATAGTGATTCATCAGAAATGGTCCAGTCAGAGCTCACAGCTGTTCTCACTGCCAACACCAACAATCTCACACCATCCCCCACCTCTCCCCTCTGCCTAG TGGAAGGTTTGGGCAGCCTGGGCCTAACAGACAGTGGACCTGGCTTCTTCCCTGATCTCCAGTGCCAGATGGAGAGGCAGCTGTTGTCTGATTCAGAGATGATGCGATGTGTCCTGGGCAGCCCCTTTGTGCAGAGCACCCTCTCCACCTCCAGCCCCCAAGTCATCAGGCATCTCATTCTGTCTAATCCCCAAATCCAGCAGCTCCTGGAGACAAAACCAGAGGTGGGAGATATGCTTAACAACTCAGATGTCATAACACAG GTGCTGGAGCTCCTCAGGAGCCCTGACATGATAAAGGAGATGATTCACAATGAAGATGCAGCATTAGACAATTTGCAGTCAGAGCATAACAACCCTGAAACCATCACTGCTGAATCTGATGACCATCAGAAGACTCAAGCCAAAATACCAGAGGATACTATCAATATATCACAG GCAGGAGGCAGAGGTCAGCAGACACCCGCAGGAGAAAGAGACCAGACACCGCCCTTTTCCA GCATGCAGTCACTGCTGGAGGACATCATGGCCAGTCCAGGTTTGATGGAAAACCTGCTGTCTGGGCCGTATATCAACACTCTTCTGAACTGCCTCGGCCAAAATCCTGAGCTGGCTGCACAG ATGCTGCTGAGCCATCCTTTGTTCTCAGGGAATCctcagctacagcagcagatgAGACAGCAGCTCCCTCTTCTTCTGCAACAG ATGCAGAGTCCTGAGATGGTGTCAGCTTTGTTGAACCCCAGAGCCATGGAGGCTGTGCTACAGATCCAGCAGGGTCTACAGGTTCTAGTTGCAGAGGCTCCTGCGCTCATACCTGT GGCTGAACTTGTTAATACTGGAACCAGTGTTAATGCTGTCCCTGACTGTGTTCTGAGCAGCCAATCAGGAAACAGCTCGCAGGTTGCCACGGtgacagaacagcagcagcagtttgtacAACAGATGCTACAGGCACTGGCTAACACTAATAATGGG AAGACTGATGGATTTCCAGGAGTTCCAACAGGAGCTGGAGCATCTGAGCTCAATGGGCTCCAGAGATAG